Proteins encoded by one window of Bos indicus x Bos taurus breed Angus x Brahman F1 hybrid chromosome 12, Bos_hybrid_MaternalHap_v2.0, whole genome shotgun sequence:
- the LOC113902147 gene encoding G-protein coupled receptor 183-like, whose amino-acid sequence MASSTADPSSLVHHTNSCLPHHPPRVASVMLSLFYTALLIFAVLGNILALRLAYQKDKKINSTGVFLVHLSVSDLLFALTLPGKITYFLLDFNWPFGEGLCRLTAFIFFVNTYSGIYLMTCVSVDRYLAVVRAQQGPRLREPGRAQLICAAVWVLATLQTRAFKLCLQLTVCLMNLNCSIDPIVYFFASSRYRKWLRHFLKLKASPSSPSFPQGKASSETQSINQTGGSSPLEENEV is encoded by the exons ATGGCTTCAAGCACGGCTGACCCAAGCAGCCTCGTCCACCACACCAACTCCTGCCTTCCCCACCACCCGCCCCGGGTGGCCAGTGTGATGCTGTCTCTGTTCTACACGGCCCTCTTGATCTTTGCTGTCCTGGGAAACATCCTGGCCCTTCGCCTGGCCTATCAGAAGGACAAGAAGATCAACTCGACAGGTGTCTTCCTGGTCCACCTGTCAGTGTCCGACCTTCTGTTCGCTCTGACCCTGCCCGGAAAGATCACCTACTTCTTGCTGGACTTCAACTGGCCTTTCGGGGAGGGGCTCTGTAGGCTGACGGCCTTCATCTTCTTCGTGAACACCTACTCGGGCATCTACCTGATGACGTGCGTGAGCGTGGACCGCTACTTGGCCGTGGTCCGCGCCCAGCAGGGTCCCCGGCTGCGTGAGCCCGGGCGGGCCCAGCTCATCTGCGCGGCCGTGTGGGTCCTGGCGACACTGCAGACG AGGGCCTTCAAACTGTGCCTGCAGCTCACTGTCTGCCTCATGAACTTGAACTGCAGCATCGACCCCATCGTTTACTTCTTCGCATCCTCCCGTTACAGGAAATGGCTCCGCCACTTTCTGAAACTCAAAGCATCaccatcctctccctccttcccgcAGGGAAAAGCTTCCTCAGAAACACAAAGTATCAACCAGACAGGAGGCTCCTCGCCCTTGGAGGAGAATGAAGTCTAA